The DNA window ACGTACGATAACAAGAGGTAGGCAGCCGACAAAAGCAGAACGAGCAGGCCACCTTTTCGGCTGGTGTTCAAGGTTTCAATTCCTATCAAAGGAGCGGGCATTGAGATAAGCTAGAAACGTCAAATTTGCGTGGTACTACTGCCATCCAGTTGGTGAGCAGCTACACGTTGAACCGCCGCACTACCGGCTCGCGCGTCGCGGGATTCCAGCCAGTCAATTCCACGTACTTCACGTTGGGCACCCAAAACGTACCGCCTTCGATGCGCAGGAAAATACGGTCGAGTACCATTTGCTGGTTGGCCACGGTGGTGTACACATGAAACGCTTTGTCGGTGCTCGACCGCATCAGGTAGAAGCGGATCTTGCCATAAGCGAAAAACTTCAGCTCGTACTTTTCGGGGGCCAGCTTCTTGGCATTTACGCCGTAGGCAAATTTGCGCTGAATGAAATCCAAATCTTGGCGCTGACCCTGCTCGGCGTAGCGTATCCAGAAAATACGGATGGGCTCGTCTTCATTGAGCTTGCCTGCCCCGTTCACGTTGAGTTGGTAAATGACGGTATTGGTATTAGGGTCGCGCTGCAAGTAAAAGAGCTGGTTGGCAATACCCTTGGGCGTTGGGAAAGAAGGGTCCGGCAAAGGTGTAGCACCCACCCCAACGGAGTGCGTGAACAGTGTGCTCCCTACTAGCAGCAGCGTGGCCGCCACCTTTTTGCCCGCCGACGAAGTAGGGGGCGGCGTAGTAGCGGCTTTCAGCGCCAACCCTCTTTTGGCTTGTAACAGCCGCGAAACGGCCGTGATATTCGAGAGCACCGCCAGTACTGTAATGGGCAGCGTGAAAATCGACATCGTCTCAAAGATGTGGAACGGCAAGCCCGGCACGAATAGCTTGTAGTTGTCGCCTAAGTATGCTGAACTAATACCGCAAGCCAGCGCGCTTACGCCGAGCAGTACCACCCGTTCGGGCGCTGCATCAGGCCACCACTGCATTCTATGCCTAGTCCTTCGGCTCGGGCCCGGGTGTAGCTGACCATCATCGACCCAATTAGCGCAATGAAGGCAAACAGAGAACTAAGGAAATAATCGTGTGCCACTAAGTAATAGCAGATGCCCAGGAACGTGAACAGCTCACTGTAGCGATCCAGCACCGAATCAAAAAGGGCGCCGTAATCACTCTTCATATTGCCTAAGCGTGCTACTTGCCCGTCTAGCATGTCGAAGAGGCCCGCAAACAAGATGAGGGCCCCACCCCACCCCACGTAGCGCAAGTCGCCACGGTTTCCTTCTTCGGCTCCCACAATGAAAAGTACCGCCACCCCAATATTCAGCCCTAAGCCCGTGAGCGTAACAGCGTTGGGAGTGAAGCCAATCTTGATTAGCAGCCGGACGAAGGGATTGATAACCTTGTAAATCCCTTGCTGAAGAACAGTGCGTAGGGCGTCAAATTTCATGCGGTCAGGGAGCGAATACTCGTTAAAAATCTAGCTTGAAGCGGCCTCGCAGGCCCCATTCCGCCACGTTAGGATGGTCCAGGTAATTCAAGCGCTTCACTACATCGAGCCGAAAGAGCTTAAAGATATTAGACACGCCCACACTGGCTTCGGCGTACGGCTGCTTGCCCAAAGCAAACGTAGTAGGCCGACCCTGTTGATCCTGCAAAAACTGATACAGTTCCGGCTGAACGTTCGGGTTGTTTTCAGGGCGCAACCCGCCGTAGAGCAGCTTCAAAGAGGCTACTTCGCGCAATTTTAAGTGCTTAATTAGCGGCAGCTTGTTGAAGAAGAAGCCGTTGAAATTATGGTCTACAAAGAGGCTGGCATACCGGTCGCTCGAAAATTCCAGGAAGTTCATCAGGTTGTACGAGTTCAACTGATACGAATACGTTTGGTTGGCCCGATGGATAGTCAACAGTGGAAATGGCGCTTGCCCAAACGTGTAGCCCCCTTCCAGCGTGACGGCCGCAATACCGAACGGTGCCATATAAAACCGTTTGGTGACGTTTAGCGTCACATTTCGGTAAGAATACTGGCTGGCTAGCAACCCTTTGAGGCTGGTAGTGAAGCGCGCCGTGAAGACAGGAAACGGCCCCACAATCGGTACGCGGTAAAGCTTGCCCTGATAAAATGCTTCCTGCGGTGCCCAGCGTAGACCCAGCTGCAACTCCGTGGTATTCAGCGCCGCTATATCGGTACTATTATCAGGAGCGCCTGTGCGGAAGTAAAGCCCTCCGGCTGGCGACTGTTGCCACTTCTTGAATCCCAACGTGTAGGAAAAGTGGTTGCTGAACTCGTGCACGTAGTCGAGGCGGTAGATGTCGTTGTAGAGCCACTTGTCGTTGACGCCCCGCTTGAAAGACAGCAGGAAGTTGTCTTCCTGCACAAATTCGAGGTCCTGCCCCGGAATCTTGGTGTCGCGCTGGAAGCTGGCGCGCACGAAGTTCTGCGGGAAAGTGTACACCGATTTGTTGTTGAGCGAGTACGTGGAGCTGAGGTAATACTTCCACTTTTCGTCTTTGAACCCGTAGGCCGCATACGTTTCAAAGTATAGGCGCTTGCTGAACTCCGGGGTGGTGCGGCCACCTAGCCGCAGGCGGAAACCTTCCACCGGGTTGAAGCTATAGAACGTATTGGCTGGCCCCACCTCGAACGGACCGAAGGACTTGTAACCCGCTAGCAGGAACGTGAACAGCTCCAGCGTCCGCCGAAACGACGGGATAGTTTGCAAAGTGTCCACATTCTTATAAACGGCGCTTTCCCGCTCGTTCAGGCTGTCGGGGCGTTGTTGCTGCCAAAACGCGGCACTCCGAGTGGTGGTGGTATCCTCAGTTGGTGCAGGTGTTGCGTAGAAGCTCTCCGGCCGTGGCTGGTTGACTTGGTATTGTTGGTATACCACCGTCCGCTCGCCATAAAAGCCGGAGCCTTTGTTGGAAGACACCCCGAAATCAATTGCTAGCTCGCTTTTGCTGAGGTGATAACGTCGGTCGGGGTTCTCCGTGAATTGTAAGCGGGCATCTAGGCTTTTGATGAAATTGAGGTTGATGCGCTTATCCACCGACAAGTCGGCTTGCTGGACGGCATAGTTCCCGTCCAGCGTCACGTACAGCTTGCCCTGAAACAGCAGATCTTCCCGGTTGCGCGGCCCAAAGCTCAGCTCGATGAGCGGTGGCGTATTTTCCGTTAGCGTATCCGTGATAAAGTACTGATAGAACGTGGGAGCCGTATTGGCCAGCGGACTCAAAAGCTGATTACCAAGCAGCGTAATGCGGTTGTCGTACACATCAATGTCCTGGTACATTCTATTGAAGTACGAACTCAGTCCCCCATTATCAATAAAACTCTTGTCGAACTGGGCCTGCTTGGTACCGAGCGCCACCACTTTGCGCTTCTCGGGGCTTTTGCGGTAATACTCGTGGGTGAGCTTTTCTTCCAAGTAAAGCGGCAAAATATTCACCCCGCCCGCGGCGGCAGAATCTTGTTGCTGAAATAAGAATTGGTAATTGCGAAAGAATTTCCGGGCCTTAAACTTCTCAGATAAGTTGCTGAGCGAGAACGACATTTTCTCGTACTTGTCGTACTCCACGTAATCGTAGTGCTCGGGACGGTTCTGCTCCTTGTGCTCGATTACTTGGCGGATGAGTGCCACGGCCGGGTTCTCTTTGTTGCGGTATCGGGGTGCCTTGCTGCCTTGCACCACCACTTCCTTTAGCGCCGTAGCCGTAGTAGCAAGCTGCACGTTAAGTTCTTGCGCGCGGCCCGCTACCACCGTTTTTGTGACGGTGCCGTACCCCACCGATGTAAATACCACCGACGTGTATTGCGCAGGAATCACAAGTCTGTAGCCGCCGTTTTCGTCGGTATTGGTACCTATGCCGGCGCCCGGCACAGCCACGCTCACGAAGGGCAGTTTTTCTTTGGTCGTAGCATCCGTTACGACTCCAGTAATAGTGGTTTGGGCAAGTGCTACAGCTGGGCAACCCAACAGTAGCAGTGCATACACCACCGCGAGGTAGTGACACCTAACCAACAGATTGATCATGACTTTGGGAATACAAAGTGGCGCTGCAACACATAGTTGAAGCCAATGCCAACTAATAAGGAAACCACTATTTTGCTGACCACATAGTTGGTGTGCAGCACTTGGGTACAGAAATAAACGCCAGTTGCATTCAACAGCATGCTACCTAGCCATACACCTAGGTACCGGCCGCTCTGCGCCCGAACGTTTTGCTGAGTAGCTTCAAAAACAAAGTAGCGCCCGAGGCAAAAGTTGGTGATGCCCCCGGCAATATTGCCTAAGATGGTTGCGGCTAAGTACCAACTGTGCAGTACTTCCACGCAGCCGATAGTAACCAGAAAATCGACGGCAGTGGACGCCAGCGAAGCGGCCTGAGCCTTTATAAATCGAGGATAGTACACTTAGAAAAAGCGGAAGTAAATCCCGGCTTGTAGTAGCACGTTGGCATAGACGCCGGCCAATACGTCATCCATCATTACTCCCACGCCGCCCGGTAGCTTTTCCATCCTTCTGATAAACAGAGGTTTGGTTATGTCAAAAAACCGAAACAACACCAGGCCCGCCAGCAGGCGGGGGCCAGTGAGTGGCACAAAAAGCACGCTGATCCACATGCCCGCCACTTCGTCTATCACCACGCGGTAATTGTCTTTGCCCCATAGCGGCTCAACCTGATGAGCCGCCCAGGTACCTAACACCAGCAACCCCACCGTGAGCAATGCCACCGGCAGAAAATGCTGCGTCAAACACCAAGTGCGCATTGGGTACAAAAGGAGGCAGCAGGCTATAGCTGCTACCGTGCCGCCTCCCTTCACGTACCCGATGCCAAGCACCGAGGCAATTACTTTGCACGCACTACGCTCCGTTTTACTACCAGACGCCAAGCGCATTCTGGTATTCCTCTGGGGCCATGTCCGTTACAGGTTCTTCGCCCATCAGGCGGCGCAGCGTGTTGTGCAGCGTCGTGAGTTGCTTGAAGATGTCGTGCTCCGGGCGGTGGTAAGGCAAGGTTTGCGGCGCTTTCAAGTAGAACGACAGCCAGTCTTGAATACCACTCAGGTTAGACCGTTTGGCCAGATCGATAAACAAAGCCAGATCGAGCACCAACGGAGCCGCCAAGATGGAGTCGCGGCACAAGAAGTTGATCTTGATTTGCATCTGATAGCCTAGCCATCCGAAGATGTCGATGTTGTCCCAGCTTTCCTTGTTGTCGCCGGCGGGCGGGTAGTAGTTGATACGCACCTTGTGGTACATATCACCGTACAGATCGGGGTTGGCTTCAGGGTCGAGAATGTCCTCTAGCACGCTCAGTTTCGATACTTCTTTGGTTTTGAAGTTGTCGGGGTCATCGAGTACCAGTCCGTCGCGGTTGCCGAGAATGTTGCTGGAAAACCAGCCTTTCACGCCCAATGCGCGAGCCGCCAAACCTGGCGCCACAATGGTTTTCATTAAGGTCTGGCCAGTCTTGAAGTCTTTGCCTGCCACGGGCGTACTCGTAGCGTGAGCCAGTTCCAGCAAAGCGGGCACATCTACCGTCAAGTTGGGTGCGCCGTTCACGAACGGTATGCCTTCCTTAATGGCGGCGTAAGCGTAAATCATGCTCGGCGCAATATTGGGCGAGTTGGTGTGCAAACCTTCCTCGAAGCTAGCCAGCGTTTGATGCACTGCCGACAGCTCGTGGTAGATTTCCGTCGAACCGCACCATACCACCACCAGCCGGCTACAGTTGCGCGTAGCCTTGAACGTGCGAATATCGTCGATAAGCTGCTCGGCTAGGTCGTACTTGGTAGTGAAAGTCTTTACGTGCGTGCCGTCCAGGTTTTTCACGTAGTACTGGTCAAACGCCGCCTTCATCGGCTTAATAGCCTCTAGTTCCGGCCGAATGGTTTCCAATAGTCGAGCATCCAGCACCTCGGCTTTTAGCGCGGCTTGGTATACGTTGTCGTCATACACATCCCATCCCCAAACTCTATGTCGTCGAGTGGTGCCAACGGCACAAAATCTTTGATTTTCGGATAGTTGTTTTCGCTGCGGTTACCGATGCGGATGTTGCCCATCTGCGTAAGCGAACCAATAGGCTGAGGCCCTCCTTTGCGTACGGCTAATACCCCGCAATTAGGGTGGTCGCAACGGCGCCCATACCGGGTAGTAAGATCCCTAATTTGCCTTCTGCAGGAGCAATATTGCCTTTTTGCTGTGTCATGTGGTGGAGTTTGCGATGCCCTCGTAAGATGGATTGTTGCCCTTGGGCCTCGGGTAAGGCAGCTAATCCGGAGTGAATAAAGAAGTTGAATCGGCCTACAGATAGGGAAGAGACGCCTCCTCCTCTGCAGTAGTGGCTAATTCAGGAAAAGACTGGTGTGCTTGTTCAACGGGCAATTCGGCTCTCACTCGGAAAAGCGTTGCCGGATACCGGTGTCCTGGCAAGTCGAAGCCCACGTGCAGTTCGTAATGGTACGGCAAGGTTTGGTCGAGACGGTGGTACAACGCGGCGGAAATCAAGAGGTCGTGGCCTAATTGCTGATTTTCGCGCAGCATGCCAGCCACTTGTTTCACTACCTCCCCCTGGTAATCAAGTCGCGTTCTTTTATGGCGCGCTGTTACCCATCCTAGGCTAGCTGCTGCAAATAATTTCGGTTGGCGCGCCCGACGATACACCCGCTCTCGCAATTGAAAGTACATTGGCACTACCTGAAGCGCACCTAATTCTGCTGGCCAACTCAGCAGCAAACTATTGCCTTGGTTGCTAACAACTTGGCCACCGCTGGCTCGGATGGTGGTTAAACACTCACTGAGTGCCTCGGTAAGTGGTGTCGTGCTGGAGGTGTTGGCCGTATTCAAGGCATCCGGCAACGTCAAACGCAAAAATACTCGTTCCTCCTGTCCAGCTTGGGCAGCTACGGACGTTTTTTGAAACCATGTTTCCAACCCCACACTACGCAAAAGCCACTTCCACAAACTTGGCCCACTGGGGCGAGTTGGGGGTGTCGCAGTAGATAACATATCCATACTCAAGGCTCGTTTTATTGTTCTCTTCACCAAGCATCGTTCTCACGCCCCGGTTGAAAATCTAAAGGGAAATGCAGCTATCAACCCTGCAAGCTCAGGTCAACTCGTGTTTGGTATCTGCAGTCGTAATCACGACCTGTTTGCTTTAAAAATTTGAAGAATTTAAAAGCTCTGTAGGTATTGCACTCCGGATCAAGCGCCCATCATGCGCAGACTAAGAGCTACTTAAAGCATATACACCGGGGCTTATCGTACTTTTTTAAAAACTTGTATTGCGTACTCAGTCACTATGACAGCAGACAAGAGCATTGGCTAGAAAAGCTACACGTGGATCTATGCCAATCAGTTAGCTAGACAAGTAATTGAGCTGAGCCAAGACAACAGAGAAATTCGAGTACAGTAGAAGATTGAGTCATCCAAAGTCAAGTTACAAATTGAATCCTAACTTATCTTGATTACCTACTATCTATCAAGAATAAGTAGGATTAATGGGTTTTCATAATTCTGAGTTTGAGTTTAGACCAAAACGGATATTGGGTCGAAAATCGAATCGAAAGCTGTTACATACAAAGACGTGCTAGTATTGTTTCAAGATAATGGTTGAAAAAGACAAACCAGTCTACAAATACTAGAAGTTTTTCTGCGTAAAGCACATGCTGTCTTTACAATACAACTGTTTCGATAAGAACAGTTGATGAAATTGCTAGCAATACTGAAAACTAACATGAGGCTCTAACACAGCTTTTGGTAAGCTGTACCTCTCGTCAGCAAGTAGCAGGACTAATAAGCCTGTATTAAAGCATGAAATGGCTTTTGATGCGCTCAAAAACACTAATCAAGATAAAGCCTGTGGCGGTGGGGAGCCCGTTACGGCGGGTCGGGTCTTGTCTTCCGGTAGAGGCACAAATTCGGTGTTGTCATTAGGTGGCAGCGCAATACGGCCCGCCTTCCAATCAGCCTTGGCCTGTTCTATTCGTTCTCTGCGCGACGATACGAAGTTCCACCAGATATACCGCTCGCCCAGCGGTTCGCCCCCTAATAGCATTAGTGTACTTGGCTCACGAGCTACTAGTATTGGGTCAATGCCAGGCGTAAAAACCAATAATTGCCCCATACCATAGGTCCGCCCACCTATTTCCACACTTCCTTTGGCCACGTAAGCACCGCGTTCCGGAAATCCGCGGGGTAAGCCAAAACGAGCGCCAGTTTCAAGCACAACATGCAGATAGAAGAGAGGCGAATGAGTTTTTACATCGTTGCGTAAGCCAAAGGCATCACCCGCAATTAAGCGCATCCATACACCTTGATCAGTGAAGACAGGTAACTCGTGCGGTTGATAGTTAGTGAATGTGGGAGCCATTTCCTCAACTGCCTCGGGCAGCGCTACCCAGGTTTGCAGCATTTCCAGCGCGCCACCTGCCAATGCTACCGGGTCTTCAAAACGCTCTGAATGCGCAATACCGCTGCCAGCCGTCATCCAGTTCACTTCACCCGGCCGAATGATTTGCTCAACACCCAAACTGTCGCGGTGGGTTACTTGGCCCCAAATAGGTAGCTGACCGTGGATAGCCCAATGTGCGGATGGGGCAGCACATCCAGCGCCGACTGTTTCTCGGGTACAGCGTTTACCGGGCCAGCATGGTCCATAAAAATGAACGGCCCCAGCATGCGCCGCAGTCGATAGGGCAATATCCGACGGACTTCAAACGGGCCAATGGAAGTAAGCCGAGCGCCAATAACCAAGTCAAGCATAAGGCAAAGGGAGTAAGCGTTAAACCTGATGCTAGAAAAGCTTCCTAGCGATCTGTAGGCTAGCGATGCCCAACGTGCCGCATCCTCCACTGCGTTTGCGTGTGGTCAGTGCAAACAGGTCGCTATGGCTTTCAACACCAAGACTTTAGTTTTTTCAAAACTGAAGCGCATGTACCTGGATAGGAGTACCTGCTTCCAGCGGTTCCGGGCTGGAAGTTCGCAGGCGTAAATCCAACGTAAGCAATTCGTCTTCCAAGGTGCTAGCCACAACAGAAGCAGTCATTCCTTGGTTAGGTTGGTCGCGGCTTTGTACCTGCACCAGTTGCCCGGGGTGTAAAGCTGAGGCGTGGTTGTCTGTTGCCAGTTGCAACCGTACAGACGACAGCTCTACGAAACTAGCAACGGCTACACCGCCTTGCAGGTACTCACCGGTTTCTACCAAGCGTTGGGTTACTATTCCGTGGGCTGGTGCTACCAAGAAGCTTTGGTCAGCGAATTTTACCAAAATATCACCTTTGCGTACCTGCTGACCTGCCTGAAAGAAAACGTCGTTGATGCGTCCCTTCGTTGAAGTCAACAGCTTGTAGGAGCGGCTACGCATAACAGTACCTGTTCCTAGTGAGGCGCCTAAGAATCCAGCAGCTTGCCAGTTTGCTCGCCGAACATCCGATTCTAAGCCAACTAGTTCTGGTAGTAATTGGTCATCTGACTTGCTGCTTATCAAGTCTGTATCAGCACCTGTTGACACAGCCAACAAGGCCACGACCATTTTTTTTAAATAAAACATTGTGTTGATGTCAGTTGCATCACAGACTGAATAGGACGGGCCCTAATCGAGTGCAAGCAAATTGAGGTTGTGTTGTTAGCAAGAGCAGCTTGGGTGGTAAGAGCACCCCAACTATTGCTGCCAGATGACTCCCGTGTAGAATCACCATGGATTTGGCAGTGCATATGTAATCATTAGACACTTAAATCATCGGTACAAATGTACATACATTGTATGTATGTACACAAATTAATAAATAGTTTTATTATATAGGGAATGAAGAAAGAGGCATGCTAATAGTTTAGCAGATTATGTAAGCCAATCTGTTCTACAAGCTTGTCATTATAGCGAAAGCATAAATACGAAGCGCTGGCTGCGGTCAGCAAGCATGCAGCAAATGTCGGGGAGAGCTTTATGAATATCAAGTACCTACCTTTTGGTAAGGTGCTTACCTCTAAGTTAGCATCACTGATAATCAATCATAAAGCATATTGCTTTCCGA is part of the Hymenobacter volaticus genome and encodes:
- a CDS encoding HlyD family efflux transporter periplasmic adaptor subunit, which encodes MRSRSYKLLTSTKGRINDVFFQAGQQVRKGDILVKFADQSFLVAPAHGIVTQRLVETGEYLQGGVAVASFVELSSVRLQLATDNHASALHPGQLVQVQSRDQPNQGMTASVVASTLEDELLTLDLRLRTSSPEPLEAGTPIQVHALQF
- a CDS encoding CDP-alcohol phosphatidyltransferase family protein, translating into MKFDALRTVLQQGIYKVINPFVRLLIKIGFTPNAVTLTGLGLNIGVAVLFIVGAEEGNRGDLRYVGWGGALILFAGLFDMLDGQVARLGNMKSDYGALFDSVLDRYSELFTFLGICYYLVAHDYFLSSLFAFIALIGSMMVSYTRARAEGLGIECSGGLMQRPNGWYCSA
- a CDS encoding DUF5686 and carboxypeptidase-like regulatory domain-containing protein; translated protein: MINLLVRCHYLAVVYALLLLGCPAVALAQTTITGVVTDATTKEKLPFVSVAVPGAGIGTNTDENGGYRLVIPAQYTSVVFTSVGYGTVTKTVVAGRAQELNVQLATTATALKEVVVQGSKAPRYRNKENPAVALIRQVIEHKEQNRPEHYDYVEYDKYEKMSFSLSNLSEKFKARKFFRNYQFLFQQQDSAAAGGVNILPLYLEEKLTHEYYRKSPEKRKVVALGTKQAQFDKSFIDNGGLSSYFNRMYQDIDVYDNRITLLGNQLLSPLANTAPTFYQYFITDTLTENTPPLIELSFGPRNREDLLFQGKLYVTLDGNYAVQQADLSVDKRINLNFIKSLDARLQFTENPDRRYHLSKSELAIDFGVSSNKGSGFYGERTVVYQQYQVNQPRPESFYATPAPTEDTTTTRSAAFWQQQRPDSLNERESAVYKNVDTLQTIPSFRRTLELFTFLLAGYKSFGPFEVGPANTFYSFNPVEGFRLRLGGRTTPEFSKRLYFETYAAYGFKDEKWKYYLSSTYSLNNKSVYTFPQNFVRASFQRDTKIPGQDLEFVQEDNFLLSFKRGVNDKWLYNDIYRLDYVHEFSNHFSYTLGFKKWQQSPAGGLYFRTGAPDNSTDIAALNTTELQLGLRWAPQEAFYQGKLYRVPIVGPFPVFTARFTTSLKGLLASQYSYRNVTLNVTKRFYMAPFGIAAVTLEGGYTFGQAPFPLLTIHRANQTYSYQLNSYNLMNFLEFSSDRYASLFVDHNFNGFFFNKLPLIKHLKLREVASLKLLYGGLRPENNPNVQPELYQFLQDQQGRPTTFALGKQPYAEASVGVSNIFKLFRLDVVKRLNYLDHPNVAEWGLRGRFKLDF
- a CDS encoding phosphatidylglycerophosphatase A family protein; protein product: MRLASGSKTERSACKVIASVLGIGYVKGGGTVAAIACCLLLYPMRTWCLTQHFLPVALLTVGLLVLGTWAAHQVEPLWGKDNYRVVIDEVAGMWISVLFVPLTGPRLLAGLVLFRFFDITKPLFIRRMEKLPGGVGVMMDDVLAGVYANVLLQAGIYFRFF
- a CDS encoding DUF4833 domain-containing protein; this translates as MQWWPDAAPERVVLLGVSALACGISSAYLGDNYKLFVPGLPFHIFETMSIFTLPITVLAVLSNITAVSRLLQAKRGLALKAATTPPPTSSAGKKVAATLLLVGSTLFTHSVGVGATPLPDPSFPTPKGIANQLFYLQRDPNTNTVIYQLNVNGAGKLNEDEPIRIFWIRYAEQGQRQDLDFIQRKFAYGVNAKKLAPEKYELKFFAYGKIRFYLMRSSTDKAFHVYTTVANQQMVLDRIFLRIEGGTFWVPNVKYVELTGWNPATREPVVRRFNV
- a CDS encoding GtrA family protein, which encodes MYYPRFIKAQAASLASTAVDFLVTIGCVEVLHSWYLAATILGNIAGGITNFCLGRYFVFEATQQNVRAQSGRYLGVWLGSMLLNATGVYFCTQVLHTNYVVSKIVVSLLVGIGFNYVLQRHFVFPKS